TGTGGACGACGACGCCGGCGGCGCCGACGTCGCGGGCCCGGCGCAGCGAGTGGGCCAGCGCGGCGGCCGAGCGGCGCGCGGTCTCGGGCACCGGGCTGCCGAGGTTGACCAGGTACGCGGCGTGCACGAGCACCGTCAGGCCGTGCTCGGCCGCGGCGGCGCGGAAGGCGTCGTCGGTGGCCGGGTCGCCGGGCGTCATGGCCCAGCCGCGCGGGTTGCCGAGGAACACCTGCACCGACGACGCGCCCATGGCGGCGGCCCGCTCGGGGACGGTGGCCGGCTTCCCGGCCGCGGGGAGGTGGGTGCCCAGCAGGGCGAGCGCGTCGGTCACGTGCGTCCTCGGTCGGCCGGAGCCGGGTCAGAAGTAGATGATGCGGACGGTCGAGCCGCGCGGCAGTCGCTCACCGGCCGCGGGCTCCTGGTTCTGGACGCGGTCGCCGCGGCCGTTGCTGCCGAACTCGGGGAAGAGGTCGACCGCCTCGGGTACGAAGCCCGCCTCGCGGAGGATTTCCTCGGCCTTTTCCACTCTTTCGCCGCGCACATTCGGAACTTCGATCAATTCCGGCCCGGACGAGACGACGATCGTGATCTCGTCGTTACGGAAACCGCTGCCGGTGGCGGGGTCCTGCGAGATGACCACGCCGGCCTCGACGTCCTCGGAGGTCTGTTCCTGCCGGTTGACGGTGAAGCCGGCCTCGGCGAGCGCGGCCTGCGCCTCTTCGCCGGAACGGCCGGTGAAGTCCTCGATCTCCAGCGGCTGCGGACCCCGGCTGACGGTGACGACGACCTCGGTGTCGCGGCGCACCTGCTCGCCCGGCTCGATGCTCTGGGTCAGGATCAGCCCGGCCTCCACCTCGTCGTGGTAGACCTCGTCCTCGACGCGGACCGTCATCGACAGCGGCGCCGCCAGCTCGTTCGCTTGGTCGACGGTCTGCCCGACCAGCTCCGGGACCTCGTAGCGTTCCGGGCCGAGCGACAGCACGTAGGTGATCTCGGCGCCGCCGAGCAGCCGTTCCCCGGGCGCCGGTTCGGTGCTCACGACCTGTCCGGCCTCGACCGACTCGGAGTACTGCTCGCCGCCGTTGACCGCGTTGAACCCGGAGTCGTCGGCGCGCGCCTCGGCCTGCTCGGCGGTGAGGCCGAGCAGCGACGGCGTCGAGTCCCACCGTCCCGACCCGTACCACCACGCCGCCGTCGCGACGCCGATGGCCAGCAGCAGGACGAACAGGAACAGGTACAGGCCGCGGCGGCCGCGGGCCTGCTCGGTGCGGCGGTGGCTGCTGGTGCGAGCGCGCGCCTCGGCCTGCCGGGCGGCCCGCGAGCCGGTCGGCGCGGCGGCGACGGCCGCTTCCTCGCCGGTGTCGTCCTCGGTGAACCGGATCGACAGCGGTGCGTCGATGAGGCGCGTCGAGCCCGGATGGCTGTCCTCGCCGGCCCAGCGGTCCTCGGCGGTCGCGTCGCCGGGCTCGTCCGCGTCGTCGTCGGGCCGGCTCGGCTCGTCCGGCTCGTCCGCCTCGGCCCGTCCGACCTGGCCGGCCAGCACGGTGCCGGCCAGCGCCTCGTCGAGGGTGACGCCGGCGGAGTCGCGCGGCTCGGCGTGCGCCGCGGTGAGCTCGGGGTCGTCGTCGGGCTCGGGCAGCGGGGCGCCGACGATGGCCGCGCGGGTGGAGCGGATGGCGTTGAGGAACGCGCTGGCGTCGGCGTAGCGCTCCATCGGCTCGCGCGCCGTGGCCGTCAGCACGAGGTCGTCGACGGCGCGCGGCAGCGGGACCGCCTCGGACGGCGGCGGGACGTCGTCGTCGATGTGGCTGCGGACCACCACGAAGTCCGTCGGGCCCTCGTGCGGTGTCTTCCCGGTGAGCAGCTCGTAGAGCATGATGCCGGCGGAGTAGACGTCCGAGCGCGGCGTGGCCCGCTCGCCGAGCGCCTGCTCGGGGGAGATGTAGCTGACGGTGCCCAGCAGGCCGCGGGTCGTCTTCGACGAGCTGCTGTTGGCCCGGGCCAGCCCGAAGTCGGCGACCTTCACCCGTCCGTCGTTGCCGACCAGCACGTTCTCGGGCTTGACGTCACGGTGGACGATGCCGGCCCGGTGCGCCGAGGCCAGCGCCGACAGCACCGACTCGGCCACCTCGAGCGCGAGGTCGGCGCCCAGCCGCCCCCGCTCGTGCAGGACGTCGCGCAGCGTGCGGCCGTGGATGTACTCCATGGCCAGGTACACGGCGCCGTCGTCCTCGCCCTGGTCGAACACGTTGACGACGTTGGGGTCGGACAGCTGCGCGACGGCCCTGGCCTCGCCGATGAACCGGGCCACGAAGTCGTCGTCGGCGGCCAGCTCCGCGTGCATGATCTTCAGCGCGACGGGGCGGTCCAGCCGGGTGTCCGTGGCCTTGTAGACCGTGGCCATTCCGCCGCGGGCGACGAGCGCCTCGATCCGGTAGCGT
This Jiangella alba DNA region includes the following protein-coding sequences:
- the pknB gene encoding Stk1 family PASTA domain-containing Ser/Thr kinase gives rise to the protein MDLSVSDAPVGRLLDGRYRIEALVARGGMATVYKATDTRLDRPVALKIMHAELAADDDFVARFIGEARAVAQLSDPNVVNVFDQGEDDGAVYLAMEYIHGRTLRDVLHERGRLGADLALEVAESVLSALASAHRAGIVHRDVKPENVLVGNDGRVKVADFGLARANSSSSKTTRGLLGTVSYISPEQALGERATPRSDVYSAGIMLYELLTGKTPHEGPTDFVVVRSHIDDDVPPPSEAVPLPRAVDDLVLTATAREPMERYADASAFLNAIRSTRAAIVGAPLPEPDDDPELTAAHAEPRDSAGVTLDEALAGTVLAGQVGRAEADEPDEPSRPDDDADEPGDATAEDRWAGEDSHPGSTRLIDAPLSIRFTEDDTGEEAAVAAAPTGSRAARQAEARARTSSHRRTEQARGRRGLYLFLFVLLLAIGVATAAWWYGSGRWDSTPSLLGLTAEQAEARADDSGFNAVNGGEQYSESVEAGQVVSTEPAPGERLLGGAEITYVLSLGPERYEVPELVGQTVDQANELAAPLSMTVRVEDEVYHDEVEAGLILTQSIEPGEQVRRDTEVVVTVSRGPQPLEIEDFTGRSGEEAQAALAEAGFTVNRQEQTSEDVEAGVVISQDPATGSGFRNDEITIVVSSGPELIEVPNVRGERVEKAEEILREAGFVPEAVDLFPEFGSNGRGDRVQNQEPAAGERLPRGSTVRIIYF